One segment of Amycolatopsis alba DSM 44262 DNA contains the following:
- a CDS encoding MFS transporter: protein MFSSLKVRNYRLFFTGQVISNIGTWMQRIAQDWLVFTLSGNDPIALGIAVALQFAPTLFLSLWAGVLADRVDKRRLLIGIQIVVLAQAIVLGALDLSGIAALWHVYLLCFTLGCTASLEVPARQSFVAEMVGRDKVTNAVALNSSIFNMARIVGPAIAGFAITWVGTGWLFMANAVSTGAVITALVMMNPDKLFRGPAIPREKGQLVEGLRYVRRRSDLMTVMVLVFFVSTFGITYFTSLPIVAANVFHTNADGYGLLSTLVAVGTFTGALMSARRNTRGGPRVRLLLISAFLLGAFEVITAFMPTYLTFGLALIPLGFATITFLNTANALVQTAVSPEMRGRVMGLYVLVLIGGNPIGGPMTGWMADAFGGRSPFYIGGAISAIAAIACAVVLIRRGGVSLPVRRFGNGLRVLKRERV, encoded by the coding sequence ATGTTCTCCTCGCTGAAGGTCCGTAACTACCGGCTCTTCTTCACCGGCCAGGTCATCTCGAACATCGGCACCTGGATGCAGCGCATCGCGCAGGACTGGCTGGTGTTCACGCTCAGCGGCAACGACCCGATCGCGCTCGGCATCGCGGTCGCGCTCCAGTTCGCGCCGACGCTGTTCCTCTCGCTGTGGGCCGGGGTGCTGGCCGACCGGGTCGACAAGCGTCGGCTGCTGATCGGCATCCAGATCGTCGTGCTGGCGCAGGCGATCGTCCTCGGCGCGCTCGACCTGAGCGGGATCGCGGCGCTCTGGCACGTCTATCTCCTCTGCTTCACGCTGGGCTGTACGGCTTCGCTGGAGGTGCCGGCGCGGCAGTCGTTCGTCGCCGAGATGGTCGGCAGGGACAAGGTCACCAACGCCGTCGCGCTCAACTCCTCGATCTTCAACATGGCCCGCATCGTCGGCCCGGCCATCGCCGGCTTCGCGATCACCTGGGTCGGCACCGGCTGGCTGTTCATGGCGAACGCGGTGAGCACGGGCGCCGTCATCACCGCGCTGGTGATGATGAACCCGGACAAGCTGTTCCGCGGCCCGGCGATCCCGCGCGAGAAGGGGCAGCTCGTCGAAGGGCTGCGGTACGTCCGGCGGCGCAGTGACCTGATGACCGTGATGGTGCTGGTGTTCTTCGTGAGCACGTTCGGCATCACGTACTTCACCTCGCTGCCGATCGTCGCCGCGAACGTCTTCCACACCAACGCCGACGGTTACGGCCTGCTGTCGACGCTGGTCGCCGTCGGCACCTTCACCGGTGCGCTGATGTCGGCCCGCCGCAACACCCGCGGCGGTCCTCGCGTGCGGCTGCTGCTGATCTCGGCGTTCCTGCTCGGCGCGTTCGAGGTGATCACCGCGTTCATGCCGACGTACCTGACCTTCGGCCTCGCGCTGATCCCGCTCGGCTTCGCCACTATCACGTTCCTGAACACGGCGAACGCGCTGGTGCAGACGGCGGTCAGCCCGGAGATGCGCGGCCGCGTGATGGGCCTGTACGTGCTGGTGCTGATCGGCGGGAACCCCATCGGCGGACCGATGACCGGCTGGATGGCCGACGCTTTCGGTGGCCGTTCGCCGTTCTACATCGGCGGCGCGATTTCGGCGATCGCCGCGATAGCGTGTGCCGTGGTGCTGATCCGGCGCGGCGGGGTGAGCCTGCCGGTGCGGCGGTTCGGCAACGGGCTGCGCGTGCTGAAGAGGGAGCGAGTGTGA
- a CDS encoding MarR family winged helix-turn-helix transcriptional regulator, with protein MSGDTHERSLASRLRLAVVRLNRRLRAQRASDGISLTQVSALSTLHKCGALTPGQLAAKEGVQPPSMTRVIAALEEMGYVERRPHPTDGRQAIVELSGRGRAYVIEQITAREIWLDKQLAELSAEEREVLSRAAEIIDRMAGN; from the coding sequence ATGTCCGGAGACACGCACGAGCGCTCATTGGCGAGCCGCCTGCGTCTCGCGGTGGTGCGGCTCAACCGGCGGCTGAGGGCACAGCGCGCCAGCGACGGTATCTCGCTGACGCAGGTGTCCGCGCTGTCGACGCTGCACAAATGCGGTGCGCTGACCCCTGGCCAGCTCGCCGCGAAGGAAGGCGTCCAGCCGCCCTCGATGACGAGGGTGATCGCCGCGCTCGAGGAAATGGGTTACGTCGAGCGCAGGCCGCATCCGACGGACGGCCGTCAGGCCATCGTCGAATTGTCCGGCCGCGGCCGGGCCTACGTGATCGAGCAGATCACCGCGCGCGAGATCTGGCTGGACAAGCAATTGGCGGAGTTGAGCGCGGAGGAACGCGAAGTGCTCTCTCGCGCCGCCGAGATCATCGACAGGATGGCGGGGAACTAA
- a CDS encoding NCS2 family permease, with translation MAEQRTRSTLDRFFKISERGSTPGREIRGGIVTFFTMAYIVVLNPLIIGSFAADDAGAHKDVLGNILPVPQVAAVTALVAGVLTIIMGLVANYPFAIATGLGINSLIAVTFASQMTWPEAMGLVVIEGLVIVLLVFAGIRTAVFNAVPAPLKSAIAVGIGLFICLIGLVDAGFVRRVPDAAKTTVPVGLGINGSIASWPTLVFVVGLLVTGILVAKRVKGAILIGVLASTVLAIVVEAITKVGPSKGVNPQGWNLGYPALPDQVLGLPDLSLVGEVSFGAWTRLPIITVVLLVFTLVLADFFDTMGSMTGLAKEGGLLPEDGKLPNVGKALFVDGTAAVAGGFASSSSNTVFVESASGIAEGARTGLANVVTGVLFIAAMFLTPLYQVVPVEAAAPALVVVGALMMSQVKEIDFADFTVALPAFLTIVVMPFTYSIANGIGAGFVSYVVLRAVSGRAKGIHPLMWAIAAMFVAYFAVGPIQAAFN, from the coding sequence ATGGCGGAGCAGCGCACCCGGTCCACACTGGACCGGTTCTTCAAGATCAGTGAGCGCGGCTCGACACCGGGGCGGGAGATCCGCGGCGGGATCGTCACCTTCTTCACGATGGCGTACATCGTCGTCCTCAACCCGTTGATCATCGGCAGCTTCGCCGCGGACGACGCGGGCGCGCACAAGGACGTCCTCGGCAACATCCTCCCCGTCCCGCAGGTCGCGGCGGTGACCGCGCTGGTCGCCGGGGTGCTGACCATCATCATGGGGCTGGTCGCGAACTATCCGTTCGCCATCGCCACCGGGCTCGGCATCAACAGCCTGATCGCGGTCACTTTCGCCTCGCAGATGACCTGGCCGGAGGCGATGGGCCTGGTGGTGATCGAGGGCCTGGTCATCGTGCTGCTGGTGTTCGCCGGGATCCGGACGGCGGTGTTCAACGCCGTGCCCGCCCCGCTCAAATCGGCCATCGCCGTCGGCATCGGCCTGTTCATCTGCCTGATCGGCCTGGTCGACGCCGGCTTCGTCCGCCGTGTCCCGGACGCCGCGAAGACCACCGTGCCGGTCGGGCTCGGCATCAACGGCTCGATCGCGTCGTGGCCGACGCTGGTGTTCGTCGTCGGCCTGCTGGTGACCGGCATCCTGGTGGCGAAGCGGGTCAAGGGCGCGATCCTGATCGGTGTGCTCGCCTCGACCGTGCTGGCGATCGTCGTCGAGGCGATCACCAAGGTCGGCCCGTCGAAGGGCGTCAACCCGCAGGGCTGGAACCTCGGCTACCCGGCGCTGCCGGATCAGGTCCTCGGCCTGCCGGATCTGTCGCTGGTCGGTGAGGTCTCCTTCGGCGCCTGGACGCGGTTGCCGATCATCACCGTCGTGTTGCTGGTGTTCACCCTGGTGCTGGCGGACTTCTTCGACACCATGGGCTCGATGACCGGGCTGGCGAAGGAGGGCGGGCTCCTTCCTGAGGACGGCAAACTTCCGAACGTCGGCAAGGCGCTGTTCGTCGACGGCACCGCCGCGGTCGCGGGTGGTTTCGCGTCGTCGAGTTCGAACACCGTCTTCGTCGAGTCCGCGTCCGGTATCGCCGAGGGCGCCAGGACCGGGCTCGCGAACGTCGTCACCGGCGTGCTCTTCATCGCGGCCATGTTCCTGACCCCGCTCTACCAGGTGGTGCCGGTCGAGGCGGCCGCTCCCGCCCTGGTCGTCGTGGGCGCGCTGATGATGAGCCAGGTCAAGGAGATCGACTTCGCCGACTTCACCGTCGCCCTGCCCGCGTTCCTGACCATCGTGGTCATGCCGTTCACGTACTCGATCGCGAACGGCATCGGCGCCGGTTTCGTCAGCTACGTCGTACTCCGCGCGGTCTCCGGCCGGGCGAAGGGCATCCACCCGCTGATGTGGGCCATCGCCGCCATGTTCGTGGCGTATTTCGCGGTCGGCCCGATCCAAGCCGCGTTCAACTGA
- a CDS encoding DUF2530 domain-containing protein, whose amino-acid sequence MRPTPELPKRLTDLTPVVIVGTALWAVATVVLFFVTDGIWVQTALSGLVLGFIGLAIIAWQRAAARRGSKSAQRL is encoded by the coding sequence TTGCGGCCAACGCCGGAGCTGCCGAAGCGGCTGACCGACCTGACGCCGGTCGTGATCGTAGGGACAGCGCTCTGGGCGGTCGCGACCGTGGTCCTGTTCTTTGTGACCGACGGCATCTGGGTGCAGACGGCGCTCTCCGGCCTCGTGCTCGGCTTCATCGGCCTCGCGATCATCGCCTGGCAGCGCGCGGCGGCGCGGCGCGGCTCGAAGAGCGCCCAGCGGCTCTGA
- a CDS encoding sacsin N-terminal ATP-binding-like domain-containing protein, giving the protein MSTDPFGTERLRAAVLRAWADSPTRFTEDTNTENDLRVGGYRDRLFVELAQNAADAALAAGARGTLRVSVVDGELRFANTGAPLDARGVESLASLRASGKGEETVGRFGVGFAAVLTVSAEPRIVSATGGVAFSAERTRAESGRTGDVPVLRLPWPVSDGEPPLPEGFTTEVRLPVREGVDVPALLADLKNDIGDLLLTLPWLESIEVEGGAWRRTDVGDGVVELSSPDGSAEHWQVHRGDVVWAVPLDASGSPRPLTDDVLHAPTPTDDELSLPARLIATLPIEPSRRRALPGPDLTAALKNAAREYVALVCSLPAKERLTLVPGATFPRSTVDGTLREAILENLADLPWLPAQEGDDVPGRRARVLSVDVPGLSPLLADLVPGLISLSGVDLRAVGAQSLSPAEAIELLTGAQREPSWWRSLYDVLLPALEAHDLTKDDLGALPVPMSDGRTLPGVRDALLVGGSAELLELLSDVDIIGLRLVHPAAAHPLLERLGAKHAEASDLLEADALSAAVERSVEDVRSGLDGMALAGAVLRLIAEVGDEAPGWAGALALPGEDGWRRADELVLPTSPLGDIFDPEVFEEDGALSVLDEEFAEDWPVTTLVAVGVLDSFAVITDDEPLEPEHGLPDEHDWWDARERPPSRVLAVRDLDLVGDDAWPEALRLLAARPETWRALTEPGGHTGWWLARYALLDGHVPLDWRMPEAATLAGLYDVVPDSGLSKEILLAAGVRTELGTDAEDVEDLLERLGDPERKVSPGLASRVHAALAEYTVDVPAPDRVRAADGSAVDARDAVVLDVPWFAAVLTPERMVVAASGAVALAELLDLPVASGLDAKVTEDGEYVPWTELSALRMAADQLGVELPDGGVLLHEALSVTFEDAEREVAWWSDGRLHAADTPEGLGRAFAWATDRWADRHILTALLEDPSPSALLN; this is encoded by the coding sequence GTGAGCACTGACCCGTTCGGCACGGAGCGGTTACGCGCCGCCGTCCTGCGCGCGTGGGCGGATTCGCCGACGCGATTCACCGAAGACACCAACACCGAGAACGACCTGCGCGTCGGCGGCTACCGGGACCGGCTGTTCGTCGAACTGGCGCAGAACGCCGCCGACGCCGCGCTGGCTGCCGGTGCCCGCGGCACACTTCGGGTGTCCGTTGTGGACGGTGAGCTGAGGTTCGCCAACACGGGCGCGCCCCTGGACGCCCGCGGCGTCGAATCCCTTGCCTCCCTTCGTGCTTCCGGCAAGGGCGAAGAGACTGTCGGCCGGTTCGGCGTCGGGTTCGCCGCCGTGCTCACGGTTTCCGCCGAACCGCGGATCGTCTCGGCGACCGGCGGGGTCGCGTTCTCCGCGGAACGCACGCGAGCCGAATCCGGCCGCACCGGCGACGTTCCCGTGCTCCGGCTTCCGTGGCCGGTCTCGGACGGCGAACCCCCGTTGCCGGAAGGCTTCACCACCGAGGTCCGGCTTCCGGTGCGCGAGGGCGTCGACGTCCCCGCACTGCTGGCGGATCTGAAGAACGACATCGGCGACCTTCTGCTCACGCTGCCCTGGCTGGAGAGCATCGAGGTCGAAGGCGGTGCCTGGCGTCGTACGGACGTCGGCGACGGCGTCGTCGAGCTCTCGTCGCCGGACGGTTCCGCGGAGCACTGGCAGGTCCATCGCGGCGACGTCGTCTGGGCGGTCCCGCTGGACGCGTCCGGTTCGCCGCGGCCGCTCACGGACGACGTCCTGCACGCGCCGACGCCCACCGACGACGAGCTTTCCCTGCCCGCGAGGCTGATCGCGACGCTGCCGATCGAGCCGTCCCGCCGTCGCGCGCTGCCGGGTCCGGACCTGACGGCGGCCCTGAAGAACGCCGCGCGCGAGTACGTCGCCCTCGTTTGTTCCTTGCCTGCCAAGGAACGTCTGACGCTCGTGCCCGGCGCGACCTTCCCGCGTTCCACTGTGGACGGAACGCTGCGGGAAGCGATCCTCGAAAACCTCGCCGACCTTCCCTGGCTTCCCGCGCAAGAAGGTGACGACGTGCCGGGGCGCCGGGCGCGCGTCCTGTCGGTCGACGTGCCGGGTCTCTCGCCGCTGCTGGCCGACCTCGTGCCAGGGCTGATTTCACTGTCCGGTGTGGACCTTCGCGCCGTGGGCGCACAGTCACTCTCGCCTGCCGAGGCCATCGAGCTGCTGACCGGCGCCCAGCGCGAGCCCTCCTGGTGGCGCTCGCTCTACGACGTGCTGCTCCCGGCGCTCGAAGCCCACGACCTCACCAAGGACGACCTCGGCGCCTTGCCGGTGCCGATGTCGGACGGCCGCACCCTGCCCGGCGTGCGCGACGCGTTGCTCGTCGGCGGCTCGGCGGAACTGCTCGAACTACTGTCCGATGTGGACATCATCGGCCTGCGGCTCGTACATCCGGCCGCCGCGCATCCGCTGCTGGAACGCTTGGGCGCCAAGCATGCCGAGGCGAGCGACCTGCTCGAAGCCGACGCGCTGAGCGCGGCTGTCGAGCGCAGTGTCGAAGACGTCCGGTCCGGTTTGGACGGTATGGCCCTCGCGGGCGCGGTGCTCCGCCTGATCGCCGAGGTCGGCGACGAAGCCCCCGGCTGGGCGGGTGCGCTGGCACTGCCGGGCGAAGATGGCTGGCGGCGCGCGGACGAACTCGTCCTGCCCACGTCGCCGCTGGGCGACATCTTCGATCCCGAGGTGTTCGAGGAAGACGGCGCCTTGTCCGTGCTGGACGAGGAATTCGCCGAAGACTGGCCGGTCACCACGCTCGTCGCGGTCGGCGTCCTCGATTCCTTCGCGGTCATCACCGACGACGAACCGCTGGAGCCCGAGCACGGCCTGCCCGACGAGCACGACTGGTGGGACGCGCGGGAGCGGCCGCCGTCGCGGGTGCTCGCCGTGCGAGACCTCGACCTCGTCGGTGACGACGCCTGGCCGGAAGCGCTGCGCCTGCTCGCGGCCCGTCCCGAAACCTGGCGGGCCCTCACCGAACCCGGTGGGCACACCGGCTGGTGGCTCGCGCGGTACGCGTTGCTGGACGGGCATGTCCCGCTGGATTGGCGCATGCCGGAAGCGGCCACGCTGGCCGGGCTCTACGACGTCGTCCCGGATTCGGGGCTGAGCAAGGAGATCCTGCTCGCCGCCGGGGTGCGGACCGAGCTGGGAACGGACGCCGAAGACGTCGAAGATCTCTTGGAACGGCTGGGCGATCCCGAGCGCAAGGTGAGCCCTGGCCTCGCGTCCCGCGTGCACGCGGCGCTTGCCGAGTACACAGTGGACGTTCCGGCGCCGGATCGCGTCCGGGCCGCGGACGGTTCGGCCGTCGACGCTCGCGATGCCGTCGTGCTCGACGTGCCGTGGTTCGCCGCCGTGCTGACCCCGGAACGGATGGTCGTCGCGGCGAGCGGCGCCGTCGCGCTGGCGGAATTGCTGGACCTGCCGGTGGCGAGCGGTCTCGACGCCAAGGTCACCGAAGACGGCGAGTACGTGCCGTGGACGGAGCTGTCCGCGCTGCGGATGGCCGCCGATCAGCTGGGCGTCGAACTGCCCGACGGCGGAGTGCTGCTGCACGAGGCGCTGTCGGTGACTTTCGAGGACGCGGAGCGTGAGGTCGCCTGGTGGTCCGACGGCAGGCTGCACGCCGCAGACACCCCGGAAGGTCTGGGCCGGGCCTTCGCCTGGGCGACAGACCGCTGGGCCGACCGGCACATCCTCACGGCCCTGCTCGAAGACCCCTCACCCTCGGCGCTCCTGAACTAG
- a CDS encoding DUF3027 domain-containing protein, protein MTLLLTLDDGSIQRKLAEAVDLARAAVLEDAGAEQVGAHVGVDSEDAVSASHLFEATVTGYRGWRWSVTVALAGEDEPITVSEVVLIPGPDARVAPAWVPWDRRVQAGDLGVGDIFPVEKDDPRLAPAYLESDDPAVEAVAKETGLGRVHVLSRHGRLDAAARWHSGEFGPRSDMARSAPDVCGSCGFFVSLAGSLSAAFGACTNDISPADGHVVDIEYGCGAHSEIEVEVTSSVPVAELVYDDSLMDFEAAPAEPEAAETETAETETSEPEAVETETAETAPAEPEAVETEVAEVTATAETADTAEVSDTAETAEATVVDESEAPVAEVPETAEVQPEVAPEAESASEH, encoded by the coding sequence ATGACCCTGCTGTTGACCCTGGACGACGGCTCTATCCAGCGCAAACTCGCCGAGGCGGTCGATCTGGCCCGCGCGGCGGTGCTGGAGGACGCCGGTGCCGAACAGGTCGGCGCGCACGTCGGCGTGGACTCAGAGGACGCGGTTTCCGCGAGTCACCTCTTCGAGGCCACCGTGACGGGGTATCGCGGCTGGCGCTGGTCGGTGACCGTCGCGCTCGCGGGCGAGGACGAGCCGATCACGGTCAGCGAAGTCGTGCTCATCCCCGGCCCGGACGCGCGCGTCGCGCCGGCGTGGGTGCCGTGGGATCGCCGCGTCCAGGCGGGTGACCTCGGCGTCGGCGACATCTTCCCGGTGGAGAAGGACGACCCGCGGCTCGCCCCGGCGTACCTGGAGTCCGACGATCCCGCGGTCGAAGCGGTCGCCAAGGAGACCGGTCTCGGCCGGGTCCACGTGCTGTCCCGGCACGGCAGGCTCGACGCCGCCGCTCGCTGGCACAGCGGCGAATTCGGCCCGCGTTCGGACATGGCGCGCAGCGCGCCGGACGTCTGCGGGAGCTGCGGGTTCTTCGTTTCGCTCGCGGGGTCGCTCAGCGCGGCCTTCGGCGCGTGCACCAACGACATCTCCCCGGCGGACGGCCACGTCGTCGACATCGAGTACGGCTGCGGCGCGCACTCCGAGATCGAGGTCGAGGTGACCTCGTCGGTGCCGGTGGCGGAACTGGTCTACGACGACTCGCTGATGGACTTCGAGGCCGCGCCCGCCGAGCCCGAAGCTGCCGAAACCGAGACTGCTGAGACCGAGACCTCCGAGCCCGAGGCCGTCGAAACCGAGACCGCTGAGACCGCGCCCGCCGAGCCCGAGGCCGTCGAAACCGAGGTCGCCGAGGTCACTGCGACCGCCGAGACCGCCGACACCGCTGAGGTTTCCGACACCGCTGAGACCGCCGAAGCCACGGTCGTCGACGAGTCCGAGGCCCCGGTGGCCGAGGTGCCCGAGACCGCCGAGGTCCAGCCGGAGGTCGCGCCCGAGGCCGAAAGCGCCAGTGAGCACTGA
- a CDS encoding glutaminyl-peptide cyclotransferase, whose product MRTLMTASLLLAAVLGGCAAAPVSDAAPPAPEKLKVQVLSTLPHDPAAFTQGLEFSGETLYEGTGLVGKSSMRAGPAGAAPSVRQELPGLFGEGITVLGPTAWQITWQDGVAIERDAKTLAERRRVPYTGEGWGLCHREGTGQLVMSDGSAKLTFRDPVSFAPTGSVDVGRDQLNELECVGDSVYANVWQTDRILRIDAASGRVTGEIDASGLLTPEERGSADVLNGIAAVPGTGEFLITGKLWPKMFRVKFVAN is encoded by the coding sequence GTGCGCACGCTGATGACCGCCTCGCTCCTCCTCGCCGCCGTCCTCGGTGGCTGCGCCGCCGCGCCGGTGAGCGACGCGGCCCCGCCCGCGCCGGAGAAACTCAAGGTGCAAGTGCTCTCGACACTCCCCCACGACCCTGCCGCCTTCACCCAGGGGCTCGAGTTCTCCGGCGAGACGCTGTACGAGGGGACCGGCCTGGTCGGGAAGTCTTCGATGCGGGCCGGGCCCGCGGGCGCGGCGCCGTCGGTCCGGCAGGAGCTGCCGGGGCTCTTCGGCGAGGGCATCACCGTGCTCGGGCCGACGGCCTGGCAGATCACCTGGCAGGACGGCGTCGCGATCGAACGCGACGCCAAGACCCTGGCTGAACGCAGGCGCGTGCCCTACACCGGCGAAGGCTGGGGCCTGTGCCACCGGGAGGGCACCGGGCAGCTGGTGATGAGCGACGGCTCGGCGAAGCTGACCTTCCGCGACCCCGTGTCCTTCGCGCCGACGGGCAGCGTCGACGTCGGGCGCGACCAGCTGAACGAACTGGAGTGCGTCGGGGACTCGGTGTACGCGAACGTCTGGCAGACCGACCGGATCCTGCGGATCGACGCCGCGTCCGGGCGGGTCACCGGCGAGATCGACGCTTCGGGGCTTCTCACTCCCGAGGAACGGGGTTCCGCCGACGTCCTCAACGGCATCGCGGCGGTGCCGGGGACCGGCGAATTCCTGATCACCGGCAAGCTCTGGCCCAAGATGTTCCGGGTGAAGTTCGTCGCGAATTAG
- a CDS encoding MFS transporter translates to MGIFGSNSGPDGTRSGRSGKERGRKSKRKWTPEPGAAQARGWSAPPPTRVDQQPVPPRAARPQPQPQPQYQPHPAGPTADEARTGAIPMGHHQPPPPPRPPQTPPRGARPYPDPSQRQTEPVRRRPGGFYDDQPPGSGEYEHYDTGGYAGEPREVPEPEHENPTTAVPPRAGSLPKMPKKITVTRVAAMRSRQLTGQAVGAFQRATKADGADKSGLTSLTYAVMLNYASDAAMAIALANTLFFAATSGESKGKVALYLLITIAPFALVAPVIGPALDKIQRGRRLAMCVSSAGQALMAVVMALHFDDWLLYPAALGMMVLSKSFTVLKSAVTPRVLPPEITLSKTNARLTVFGLVAAGAFGALASGFNALWGSQGALWFTMVICVAAAVQSMRIPSWVEKTEGEVPASLSAHPERRVKKQRQPMGRHIVVSLWGNGSVRVLTGFLMMFSAFAVKAQTEGSGQSPFNQLLLLGIIGAAAGAGGFLGNALGSRLHFGKPDQVILACVGACLGMSVIATVAAGLATAAIVALVGATASALAKISLDAVIQEDLPEESRASAFGRSETVLQMCWCFGGAVGLLLPPTYWIGFLVLSILLAVGFTQTFMVRRGTSLVPGLGGDRPLRPEPTSESPIPSEAGDSRWRPGS, encoded by the coding sequence GTGGGAATCTTCGGCTCGAACTCTGGACCCGACGGCACGCGTTCCGGCCGATCGGGCAAGGAGCGCGGCCGCAAGAGCAAGCGGAAGTGGACGCCGGAGCCCGGCGCCGCCCAGGCACGCGGCTGGTCCGCGCCGCCGCCGACCAGGGTCGACCAGCAGCCGGTGCCCCCGCGCGCGGCCCGTCCCCAGCCCCAGCCTCAACCCCAGTACCAGCCGCATCCGGCCGGGCCGACCGCCGACGAGGCGCGCACCGGCGCGATCCCGATGGGCCACCACCAGCCCCCGCCGCCGCCCCGGCCACCGCAAACGCCTCCTCGTGGCGCGCGGCCGTACCCGGATCCTTCGCAGCGGCAGACCGAGCCAGTCCGGCGTCGTCCGGGCGGGTTCTACGACGACCAGCCGCCCGGCAGCGGCGAGTACGAGCACTACGACACCGGCGGCTACGCGGGCGAACCGCGTGAAGTGCCCGAGCCCGAGCACGAGAATCCGACGACCGCGGTCCCGCCGCGGGCGGGCTCCCTGCCGAAGATGCCGAAGAAGATCACGGTCACCCGTGTCGCGGCGATGCGCAGCCGTCAGCTCACCGGGCAGGCCGTCGGCGCGTTCCAGCGCGCGACGAAGGCGGACGGAGCCGACAAATCGGGCCTGACTTCGCTGACGTACGCGGTGATGCTGAACTACGCCAGCGACGCCGCGATGGCGATCGCGCTGGCCAACACGCTGTTCTTCGCCGCCACCAGCGGGGAGAGCAAGGGCAAGGTCGCGCTCTACCTGCTCATCACGATCGCCCCGTTCGCGCTGGTCGCGCCGGTGATCGGCCCGGCGCTGGACAAGATCCAGCGCGGCCGCAGGCTCGCGATGTGCGTGTCCTCGGCGGGGCAGGCGCTGATGGCCGTCGTGATGGCGCTGCACTTCGACGACTGGCTCCTGTACCCGGCGGCGCTGGGCATGATGGTGCTGTCGAAGTCGTTCACCGTGCTCAAATCGGCGGTGACCCCGCGCGTGCTGCCGCCCGAGATCACCCTTTCGAAGACGAACGCCCGGCTCACCGTGTTCGGCCTGGTCGCGGCCGGCGCGTTCGGCGCGCTGGCGAGCGGGTTCAACGCGCTGTGGGGTTCGCAGGGCGCGCTGTGGTTCACCATGGTGATCTGCGTCGCCGCGGCGGTGCAGTCGATGCGGATCCCGTCCTGGGTCGAGAAGACCGAGGGCGAGGTGCCTGCCTCGCTGTCCGCGCATCCGGAGCGCCGGGTCAAGAAACAGCGTCAGCCGATGGGACGGCATATCGTCGTCTCGCTGTGGGGCAACGGGTCCGTCCGGGTGCTGACCGGGTTCCTGATGATGTTCTCCGCGTTCGCGGTGAAGGCGCAGACCGAGGGCAGCGGGCAGAGCCCGTTCAACCAACTGCTGCTGCTCGGCATCATCGGCGCCGCGGCCGGGGCTGGCGGGTTCCTCGGGAACGCGCTGGGTTCGCGGCTGCACTTCGGCAAACCGGATCAAGTGATCTTGGCCTGCGTCGGGGCCTGCCTCGGCATGTCGGTCATCGCCACCGTGGCGGCCGGGCTGGCGACGGCGGCGATCGTCGCGCTCGTCGGCGCGACCGCGAGCGCGCTGGCGAAGATCAGCCTCGACGCCGTCATCCAGGAAGACCTGCCGGAAGAGTCGCGCGCGTCGGCGTTCGGCCGGTCGGAGACCGTGTTGCAGATGTGCTGGTGCTTCGGCGGCGCCGTCGGCCTGCTGCTGCCGCCGACGTACTGGATCGGGTTCCTGGTGCTGTCGATCCTGCTGGCCGTCGGGTTCACGCAGACGTTCATGGTCCGGCGCGGCACTTCGCTGGTCCCCGGCCTCGGCGGCGACCGGCCGCTGCGCCCGGAGCCGACCAGCGAATCGCCCATCCCGTCGGAGGCCGGTGACTCCCGGTGGCGGCCGGGCTCGTAA
- a CDS encoding DUF2771 family protein, with the protein MALLAAGGFVVAGCSAPGPEEVTFFADGKTVNVAPLASCDVKSAQCTTRPDAAGKLRVRPGKPVQISVPSGIAETPWKVTVQYVNAQGEPQELKQDIITSLDRFAYTVTTPRPDDQILVVEVAQASVISQTGRPEDAEAVTTAIWSLQVESPAA; encoded by the coding sequence TTGGCCCTGCTCGCGGCGGGTGGTTTCGTGGTGGCCGGTTGCTCGGCCCCCGGCCCCGAAGAGGTGACCTTCTTCGCCGACGGGAAGACGGTGAACGTCGCCCCGCTGGCGTCCTGCGACGTCAAGAGCGCCCAGTGCACCACCAGGCCCGACGCCGCGGGCAAGCTGCGCGTCCGGCCGGGGAAGCCGGTGCAGATCTCCGTGCCGAGCGGGATCGCGGAAACGCCGTGGAAGGTCACGGTGCAGTACGTGAACGCCCAGGGTGAGCCGCAGGAGCTGAAGCAGGACATCATCACGTCGCTGGACCGGTTCGCCTACACCGTGACGACGCCCCGGCCTGACGACCAGATCCTCGTCGTCGAGGTCGCGCAGGCCTCGGTGATCAGCCAGACCGGGCGTCCGGAAGACGCGGAGGCCGTCACGACGGCGATCTGGTCGCTGCAGGTCGAGTCCCCGGCCGCCTGA